TACCCGCGTCCATGCCGCCTTCAGCGTTACCGGCACCCATAATTTCGTGGATTTCATCAATGAAAAGCACGATATTCGGATTATCCTGAACTTCTTTCATGAGTTGTTGCATCCGTTGTTCAAATTGACCCCGGATACCGGTGCCTTGAACAAGTGATGCCACGTCCAACCGAATAATTTCTTTATTTAATAGTTTTTGGGGAACTTGTCCCGAAACGATCTTCTGTGCGAGGCCTTCGACGACCGCCGTCTTACCAACCCCAGCTTCACCGATTAAGACCGGGTTATTCTTCGTCCGCCGGTTCAAAATCTCGATGACGCGGTTGATTTCGTTATCCCGACCGATGACTGGATCGACTTTGCCTTGCTTGGCTTGTTCCGTCAAGTTGTAGCCATATTGCCCTAAGAGGCCGCCGCCGTTATTGTTACCACGTCGGTTACCACCATTAGTTGGCCCAGCAGGTTGCGTCGGTTGTTGCCGACTCGTCGTATCATCGGGGGTGACGCCACCGCCTTGCATTGCGCGGAAAATGTCGTCAAGACCGCCAAAACCAAATGGATCTTGTGCCATATCAGTACCTCCAACTCCGTTATTTGGATGCTGTTCCTGATTCTTTAGTAGTTGATAGCAATTCTGACAAAGATTAATTTGTCGCCGCTGACCGTTGACGTTCGTATATAAATGAATCGTCGCTTCGTTCTTATGGCAGTTGTCACAAAGCATTTTGCTGTCACACCTTTCATATCAGAAATATAACTAAATTTAGGTTCAATTTAATTAAAGGTTCAAAAGCTGTTTGACCTTTGCTGACCTTTGACTATTAGTATAATGATTTTTAACCGTGATGCAACTCAAAAGTCTTGACGAGCAAGACAGGCTTGCAACCAGGTTTCGTAATACTAATCGAGTTACTGAGCCAATCAATTTAATTATTTCTGAAGTCTTTTTTGGTTCTAGTCAAAAGGCTTGTCATTCACAGAAATCAGTTGTATATTAAACTTCTGATTAGACCAGCCGTTGTACTGGCAAACTAATTATATTATAGTACAAAGTGTTAGTTTTGCATGGCAAAAGCCCGTGTTAGACTGGTCTAAGTCAGATAAATTGATCCCGGCAATCGGGCTTGTAGAAGGGGGTAACTTAGTGGCACCAGATTTTGAACAGTTAATGGAAGACTTGCGGACGGGAAAACGAGAAAATTTTAGCGTTGATCCGGACGACTTTATGGCGTTTCATGATGCCTATATGGGTTATGAGTATCGCAAACGAATCATTGGTATGGCGGAATTAGACGGCCATATTGTTTACCACTTTGACAAGGATGGTAAGGCTACCAATTAATCGCAATTGAATGAATGAAAGGGCTTGTATTTCAATTGGATAATTGCTATCATCAATACTAAGGGCTCTTGAGCAAATGTGTTGGCGGCAACTCGGTTTGACTCAGAACCAATTTAAATTTTACATCTTTGAAGGAGATCGAATAACTATGGAAAAGAAAGAATTTCACGTAATCGCAGATACAGGTATCCACGCACGTCCAGCTACTTTATTGGTACAATCAGCAAGTAAGTTCAACTCAGAAGTTACGTTGCAATACCAAGACAAGTCAGTTAACTTGAAGTCTATCATGGGTGTAATGTCACTCGGTGTTGGTAAAGATGCAGATGTTACGATTTCTGCTGAAGGTGCTGACGAAGCTGACGCAATTGCAGCTTTAACTGATACGATGAAGAAAGAAGGCTTATCTGAATAATGGCTGAAAAGGTACTAAAAGGAATTGCTGCCAGTGATGGGATTGCAATTGCTAAGGCCTATATGCTAGTTGATCCAGATTTGTCATTCGAAAAAACGACGGTTTCCGACATTGATGCCGAAATCCAACGGTTACATGATGCTTTTGATGCCTCTAAAGCTGAGCTAAAAGTCATTAAAGACAAAGCAACTCAGAGTTTAGGTGCCGAAGAAGCAGAAGTTTTTGAAGCTCATATCACAATTTTATCTGACCCTGAAATGTTAAGTCAAATTGAAGGTAAGATTAAGGATGATAAAGTCAATGCTGAAGAAGCTTTGAAGGAAGTTACTGATACTTTCATCGGCATGTTTGAAGCAATGACGGACAACGCATATATGCAAGAACGAGCTGGCGATATTCGCGATGTGACTAAGCGCGTTATGAGTCACTTGTTAGGGGTCACCCTACCAAGTCCTGCCTTAATCGATTCTGAAGTCGTCGTAATTGCCCATGATTTAACGCCTAGTGACACGGCGCAACTTGATCGTAAGTTCGTCAAAGGGTTCATCACCGATATTGGTGGTCGGACAAGTCACTCTGCGATTATGTCACGGACGCTTGAAATTCCAGCGGTAGTTGGTTCTGAATCTGCTACAACTGAAATTAAAGCGGGGACGACGATTATCCTTGATGGGATTAACGGGGAAGCTTTAGTAGCCCCAACCGATGCTGAAATCAGTGACTATCAACAAAAAGCCAAAGATTTCGCTGCCCAAAAGGTTGAATGGGAAAAGCTTAAGAATGAAGCGACCGTTTCAAAAGACGGTAAGCATTTTGAATTAGCTTCAAACATTGGGACGCCTGACGATATGGATGGTGTCTTGGAAGCCGGTTCTGAAGCAGTTGGTTTATTCCGATCAGAATTCTTGTACATGAACAGTGCGGAACTACCTGATGAAGATACGCAATTCGAAGCCTACAAAAAGGTTGTCGAAGGCATGCAAGGCAAGCCAGTGATTGTGCGGACCATGGATATCGGGGGCGACAAGCATTTACCTTACTTGCCACTTCCAGACGAAATGAACCCATTCTTGGGGTATCGGGCGATTCGGATTTCACTTGATCGTGACGATATTTTCCGGACGCAACTGCGGGCATTGCTACGGGCTTCACACTATGGTCAATTACGGATTATGTTCCCAATGATTGCGACCCTAGATGAATTCCGTCAAGCTAAAGCCATCTTTGAGGATGAAAAGGCGAAATTAGTCGCTGCCGGGACGCCAGTTGCTGATGATATCAAGCTTGGTATCATGATTGAAATTCCTGCTGCTGCTATTCTTGCTGACCAATTTGCTAAAGAAGTTGATTTCTTTAGTATTGGGACCAACGACTTAATCCAATATTCATTTGCTGCTGATCGTGGTAATGAACACGTCTCATACTTGTATCAACCATACAACCCATCGTTGTTACGGTTAATCAAGCATGTTATTGACGCGGCCCATGCCAATGGTCGGATTGCTGGGATGTGTGGTGAAGTTGCTGGAGACCAAATCGCGGTACCATTATTAATGGGCTTAGGTTTGGATGAATTCTCAATGAGTTCAACTTCAGTGCTGAAGACACGCTCATTGATGAAACGCATTGATACGACTGAAATGGCTAAATTAGCTGACAAAGCCGTTAACGAATGTGTGACCAATGAAGAAGTTAAAGCATTAGTTGAAAAGAACGTTTTTAATAAATAAGCGCTTCTTTAAACGGGTGGATCATCATGATCCATCTTTTTTTTACATAAAAATAGGGCATCCAGTGCTGGAATCCACAGGGAACTCTTAATTTATCTTAAGATTATTTGCAACTCTGATACTGAACCAATATAATTGTTATAATTAATTATCAAAAGTGATCGAGAATGCTCAATCAAATGGACTTAATGCCTGATTGAAGCAACGAAGACTAATTGGCAGCTTCAATTAGTTCTCGGAAATAAAGGGAGAATCTACGTGAATATCGGGATATTTACAGATACATACTATCCACAAGTTAGTGGGGTAGCAACGTCGATCAAGGTGCTGCGCAATCAACTTGAGCGGGCTGGTCATCAAGTGTATATCTTTACGACCACGGATCCCCATGTTGATAAAAATATCTATGAACGCAATATTTTTCGGTTTACGAGTATTCCGTTCGTGTCCTTTACGGATCGACGGATTGCTGTTCGTGGGTTGTTCAAAGCCTACCAAGTTGCGAAAGACTTAGGCTTAGATATTGTGCATACGCAAACTGAATTTTCGATGGGCATGATTGGTAAGTTTGTCGCGAAACAATTAAAGGTGCCATGCGTCCATACCTACCATACGATGTATGAGGACTATTTACACTATATCGCTAATGGCAAACTATTGAAGCCTTACCATGTTAAAGAGGCGACGCGGGCTTATTGTTACCATTTAAATGGCATTGTGGCGCCCAGTCAACGGGTCGCCAATACCTTAAAAAAATATGGCGTTAAAACACCGAGTCGGATTATTCCAACGGGTATTGATATTAATCAATATGAACAAGCGCCAACCGCTGATTATCGGCAAAAATTAGGCTATGCCGCCACAACACCGGTACTATTATCGTTAAGTCGGTTAGCCTATGAGAAGAATATCCATGAAGTTATTGCAGCCTTGCCAGCAGTATTAGAGCAAGTGCCAGCGGCACAATTAGTTATTGTGGGTGATGGCCCAGCACGTGAAACGTTGGAAAACCAAGTTAAAGCTACCAATCTGAGCGAGCATGTGCAGTTCACCGGTGAGATTGATAATGATGAAGTTTATAATTATTATCAAATGGCCGACTTATTTGTGGCGGCTTCAAATTCGGAGTCACAGGGGTTAACCTATATTGAAGCGATGGCAGCGGGACTTAAAATGGTAGTTACGAGTAGTCCATATACGGATCAACTGTTGGATGACCCTTCATTAGGGACGACGTTTACTAGTGAGTCGGCGTTAGTTCGAGATGTGGTCCGATATTTACAGCATCCACATGCATTTGATGATCCAAAACCACGCCAAAAAAAGCTTTACCAGATTTCAGCCGAGTATTTTGGCAAACAAGTAATTAATTACTATCAAGATGTTCAGTTGACCTATTCAGAATCAGCAGGGAAGTCAGCCGATATCAGTGACTAAGGGGACGAATTATGCTAAACATTACGATGTTTTCGAAAGCTGACTCAGTTAAAGGTCAAGGGGTCGGGAGTGCGTACCAAGAATTGATGCGGTTATTGCAGACTCATTGGCAGACCGAATTCAATCTCAAAGTTAATCGTTACGGTCGTTCGACGATTTCACATTATCATACGGTTAATCCGATGTTTTATTTGTCGACATTTATGCCCAACCGGGGACGTAAAATTGGTTATGTCCATTTTTTACCGGAAACGTTAACGGGGAGCTTAAAGTTGCCCAAGCCACTGCAAGCGATTTTTAACCGTTATTTGATTTCGTTTTATAAGCGCATGGATCATATCGTTGTCGTTAATCCGACGTTTATTCCGAAGCTGGAAGCCTACGATATTAAGCGGGCTGATGTGACCTATATTCCAAACTTTGTTAGTAAACGTGAGTTCTATGAAATGGCACAACCAAAACAAGTCAAGTTGCGCCAAGCCTATGGGTATGACCAAAATAAATTTATGATTTTGGGAACTGGTCAAATTCAAGACCGCAAAGGGGTACCGGATTTTATTAAGTTAGCGCGTCAAAATCCAGATATTCAATTTGTCTGGGCCGGGGGTTTTTCGTTCGGGCGGATTACGGATGGCTATCAAGAATTAAAAAAAGTAGTCGATAATCCACCGGCCAACTTGTCGTTTCCGGGTATTGTCGATCGAGAAAAATTAGTCGATTATTATAACATGGCGGATTTATTCCTCTTGCCATCGTATAATGAACTATTTCCCATGTCAGTGTTAGAAGCGTTTAGCTGCGGGACGCCCGTCTTATTACGGGACTTAGACTTATACCGGGCGATTATTGACGGTTATTATCAAGCTGCGGCGGATGTCGATGAGATGCAGCAGCAGATTTCACAACTACGTCAGAATCCGGCCGGCTTACAATTTCTACATGATAAGGCTGTCTTAGCGTCGGCGGATTATTCTGAACAGCGGTTAGCTAAAATCTGGCATGATTTTTACTTACAGCAGGCAAAAGAGGGGTAGCCATGACTAGAAAAAATGTGTGGTCTTTACTAGCCATGATTTTAATCGGGGTCGGCATTTCGTGGTATTCACTACGTAATGTCCAACTCAGCCATTTAATGGCCGACATCACCCAGTTAAACTGGTGGTGGCTATTGGTGGCACTAGGTTGTGTGGGGCTCTACTATGGCTTAGAAGCAGTCGTGGTGCAGAAGTTTGTTCGTCATCGGTACCGGCATTATTCTTTTAAGAGTGCATTGCGGGTTCCTTTAGCAGAACAGTTGTTTAATGGGATTACGCCGTTTTCATCCGGGGGCCAGCCGGCTCAAATTTTTGTGATGGCCCAATCCGGCATTGATGCGGGGCGCGCAAGTTCCGTGGCGTTAATGAAGTTCGTGGTGTTTCAAGCGATGGTCGTATTGAATTTCTTAGTTGCAATGTTGGTCGGTTTTCATTATCTAGCTGAAAAGTTAAGCTACTTATCGTTGTACGTGTTATTAGGCTTTTTGATTCATTTTGCTGTGATTGTTGGCTTGTTATTAGTGATGTATTGGTATAATTTCACTAAAAAAGCGGTCAAGATTGTTTTAATTCCGGTTGGCTGGTTCATGCATGGCGACCGTTTTACCCGGTTACAAACAACAATCAGTGAAAAAATTGATTCGTTTTATGAAGAAAGTGTCCGCATGACTAAGGATTGGCGAATGTTAGTGGAAATTTCGCTGATTACGTTCTTTCAACTATTGTTTTACTATATGATTCCGTATTTTATTATGCGGGCCATGGGATATCATGGCATTAATATTATTATGGTCACTAGTTTGAACGTGTTGATTTTCTTAGTGACGTCGCTATTTCCAATTCCTGGGGGCGCTGGGGGTGCTGAGTTTGGGTTTACCGAGCTGTTTGCGAAGTTTATTCCTAGTCATAGTAAATTAATTTTGGCCATGCTCATTTGGCGGATTTTAACTTATTATCTAGGCTTATTCCTAGGGATGTTTGCGATGGCGATGCGCCCAGAAAAAGCGGAAGAAATAAAAGATAGACCGAATGAGTAAGGATGAAGCGCTAGCGACTTGCCGGCGCTTTTTGTTGATTAAAGGGGAATAAGTATGTTGAAGTTAAAAAAACACCAACGGGTACGTGTTTGGTTAATGTTAGGGTTAGGATTGAGTGGTGTGGGGCTAATTACCCAGCCAGTTCACGCTCAGAAAAACCAAGCGGATGCGGTTAAGGCGGCGTATATTGTTGATGCCAATTCTGGTCAGGCGGTCTACGCACAAAATGCAGATCAAAAGTTACCGATTGCGTCATTGAGTAAACTGATGACCTTATATTTAGTTGAACAGGCAGTCAAACAAGGCAAAATCAATTGGACGGATAATGTGCCAATCAGTAAACAGGTGCGTAAGATGGCGAGCAGTGCCACGTTATCCACGATGCCGATGGCGGCTAATGAGCGTTTTACCGTTAAAGAACTCGTTGCCGCAACTTTGGTGGGTTCGTCCAATAGCAGTGCGATTGCGTTGGGTGAATATTTAGGTGGTAGTAATGCTAAATTCATCCAATTAATGAATCAACAGGCCCAAAAATGGCATTTAGCGGCTAATTTTGTGAGTGCATCTGGATTAGATAATACGGATTTAACGACGTATCATTATAATTTGCCGGGGACGAGTGATCAGGCCCAGAATATGGTTTCAGCGCGTGCAATTACGACGATTGCGCGGCATTTGATCAATGAATTTCCAAGTATTGTACAGGTTTCTAACCAGAGTGCGGTTAAAGTCCATAAATATCGGGTTCCAACGTCAGTTCTAATCTTAAAGGGGCAATCCTACTATGATGGGCGCGTGCCTGTAGATGGCCTTAAAACAGGGTATACGGCGCAAGCTGGTGGATGCTTAGTGGCGACGTTCCACCAAAATGGTCGGCGGATGATTGCGACCACGTTAGGGTCCACTTGGAAATTTACTGCGAATAATAACTTGCGGCTCAAGCTAAAACAGCAGGAACAGTATCGCACGGTGGTCCCCAAAACACTCGATTATCAGATTCCAGGGACCCAAACAACGGTCAAATTAGTAGCGCAATCGGATGGTCATCGTTGGACGAATCAGCAACAGCCCATTCAAAAAACAACGGTGGCAGTTTGGCCGATGCACCGTGACCGGCCTAATTATTTAGCCGCCCATACGACGGTGATGAAAGTTCAGTTAACGGATCCATTATCGGGGGCAACCAGTACGGTGAAGTATCAAACACCGCAAGCCGTGACCTTGTTAGGACCGATTCAATGGGCGACGACCGACAATGCTAAGCCAATCTTAAATTTGGATACCGCATTTGCCATGAACGAATAAAAAATAACGTTGTCATCAAATTTTGGCGATGAAAAAACGAGCTGGGGAGTTAGTTCCCGAGCTCGTTTTTAGATTGTCGTGAGTTAAGCAGTTTGGTTAGCGGAATCTTGCATGTAGGCGGTTAGTCGCGCCATTGCTTTTTGCAATTTTTCCATACTAGCAGCATAACTCAGCCGGACGTAACCTTCACCCTGAGCACCAAAACCAGTCCCAGGAATAATAGCTAACTTATTTTTACGTGCTAGGTCTTTGCAAAAGGCCATCGCATTTTGATTAAAGCCGGCTGGGATTTTAGCAAAGATATAAAAGGCACCTGTTGGTCGGGCAATTTTGAAACCTAAGTCGGCCATTGTCTTGTAAACAAAGTCACGGCGCGCTTGATATTCGGTCCGCATTGGGAGCGCGTCATCCATGCCGTTAGTTAGAGCTTCAATCCCGGCTTTTTGGGCAATCGTGGTGGCAGCAGTCACGTAATATTGATGGACTTTCTTCATTTGGTCGGTCATTTCTTTCGACGCAAACAAGAAGCCAATCCGCCACCCAGTCATCGCATGTGATTTTGATAACCCATTAATTAAAATAACTTCATCCGGAATGTATTTTGCGATTGAAACGTGGGTACTCCCATAAGTTAATTCACTATACACTTCGTCGGAAACAACCCAGAGGTTATGGCGTTTGAAACAAGCTGCTAACGCTTTAATTTCGTCTTCAATATATGTCACACCGGTAGGATTATTTGGATAATTCATAATAATGCCTTTGAAGTGCTCATTAGGGTGTGCTGCGATAAAGTCATCGACTAATTTAGGTGTAATCACAAAGTCGTTGATCCCAGTATCCATAAATAGAGGGGTTGCCCGGGCTTCTTGAATGATTGGAATATAAGCCGGGAAGATTGGTGAAGGGACGATAATCGCATCGCCAGGGTTACAAATGGTGGTTAATGCCGTGGCAATGGCTTCAGTCGCGCCTACTGTGACCAAGACTTGGTCGGCAGCATTATAATGTAGCCCGTATTTTTTCGCTTGGAAATTAGCGGCGGCTTCACGTAGTTCTAGTAAGCCAGCCATCCCAGTATAGTGTGAAAAATTATCATCAATCGCTTTTTTTGCTGCGTCTTTCACGTGTTGGGGGGTGTTAAAATCGGGTTCCCCTAAAGTTAATTTAACCATATCAGGAATAGCACTGACTTCCTCGTCAAATTGGCGAATGGTGGATACTTGAATTTGAGCAATGGTATCGTTGAGATCATCTCTAAACAATGTCATGAACAAGACTCCTTTGTTTTATAAATTGTTTTAAGTTTATCACATCTTCACAAGGACAAACGGTTGCTTTGCGGTATAATTAAATGTGATAATTTGCTTTGAAACGGGGCTACTCACTAAAAAGACGTGCCATTGGTCTCATTTTTTGCTAGAATAAAAACAAAACTTAAGGAGCGAGATTATAATAATGGAAAAATCTGAATTATCAGCAATTCTCAAACGACTAGAAGCAATGCGGACCTCGGAAGCTACGGAAGTTCAATCACGACGGTTCGAAAAGGAAGGTGTTGAACGCGGTCAGGTTGCCTATGACCCAGCAACATCAACGTACACGCTCCAAGAAGTTAATCCTGATCAAACGTTCGAATTCGATAACATCGACTTAGTTGCGATTGAACTATATGACTTGTTAACCGATAATTAACATTTCCGCCAATTAGATATTTTAAAAGACTGATCCATATTATGCGTTGAATAGTGAAGAATTGTTGAAGAAATCTTCAAGATATTGCTAACTAGCCCTCAACCGTTATAATATGGATTTGTTAATAGCAATGACGGAGGAATTATGATGCCCAAATTTATAAAAAACACGGTTGGAAAGGTCAATACAACCCTTGGCTTCTTTATCCTAACAGTGGTCTTATTTTGGCTAAAGACGTATATCGCCTATCAAACTGAGTTTACGCTTGGGGTTAAAGGTCCCGTGCAACAATTTATTTTGATTCTTAACCCGTTTCCAACAGCGATTGTACTGTTGGGGGTGGCGTTATACTTTAGAGGTCGCTTAAAATATTGGATGATGATGATCATCGATGCCTTACAGACAACCTGGTTGTTTGCCAATATTTTGTATTACCGTGAGTTTTCTGATTTTATGTCAGCTGGTGTAATCAAGAGTTCAGGGGCTTCAAGCACTAATCTTGGCACCAGTTTAAGCCAGATTATCCGTGGCACCGACTTCTTAGTTTATGCCGATGTCGTGATACTCATTTTATTATTAGTATTTAAGGTAATTCGGATTGATCCTCGGCCGTTCAAGCTTCGTTATGCTGCAACGCTAACGATGATTGGGGTCGCTTTGTTTGCAGTTGATTTGGGGATGTCAGAGCATGACCGTTCTGATTTACTAACCCGGACTTTTGATAATAATTACATCGTGAAGTATTTAGGGTTAAATACTTACGCGGGTTACAGCTTTTATCAGACTGAAAAAGAAAGTGCCACGCGAGCTCAGGCTAGCAGTAGTGATATGAAGAGTGTGCTAGCTTATCTAAAGAAGAACCAGGCTAGTGAGAATATCAAGTACTTTGGTAAGGCTAAAGGTAAGAACGTCTTTGTGATTCATTTGGAGAGTTTCCAGCAATTTTTAATTGATTATAAGGTCGATGGTAAAGAAGTAACACCGAACTTAAACAAGTTCTATCATAATAAGAACACGTTGAGTTTTGATAACTTTTATCACCAAGTGGCCCAGGGGAAGACTTCAGATGCTGAAATGATGATGGAAAACTCCTTGTTTGGGTTACCAACTGGTTCGGCAATGACACAATATGGGACGTCGAACACCTTTCAAGCAGCGCCAGCAATTTTAGCGCAAAAAGGGTATACGACGGCGGCCTTTCATGGGGATGTCGCCAGTTTCTGGAATCGAGACAATGCCTACAAATCATGGGGATATGATTACTTCTTCTATTCATCGTATTATAAAGAGAAGGCGAGTTATAACATTGGTTATGGGTTGAAGGACAAAATCTTCTTAAAAGATTCAGTGAAGTATTTGGAACAACTCCCGCAACCATTCTATGCGAAGCTGATTACGTTGACTAACCATTATCCGTATACACTAGATAAGCAAAATCAATCCATTGATAAGACGACGACTGGTGATTCTACCGTCGATGGCTATGTGCAAACCGCACACTATTTAGATCAAGCTTTTGCTGAATTCATTAGTTATTTGAAGAAGGCCGGCTTATATAAGAATAGTATGATTGTGTTGTACGGAGACCATTACGGGATTTCAAATAATCATCGTGCGGCAATTGCCCAGCTATTGGGTAAGAAATCCGTCAATAACTTTGATTTAGCACAATTCCAGAAAGTGCCGTTTATGATTCATGCGGATGGAATTGAGGGTGGGGTTAACCATACCTATGGTGGCGAAATCGATGCGTTGCCAACCATCTTTGATTTATTAGGGATTAAGAATAAAGGGTACATTCAGTTTGGGACTGACTTACTGTCGAAACAACATGATCAAACGGTTGCCTTTAGAAATGGTGATTTTGTATCACCAACTTATACGAAGCTCGGGGGTACGGTCTATGACACTAAGACTGGTGAACAGTTGAAGAACATGACCAACACCCAAAAGCAGACGGTCAAACAGATGCAGAACCATGTAACAACGGAACTGTCCTTGTCTGATCGGGTTATTCAAGGTGATTTATTGCGTTTCTATACGCCGAAGGGCTTTAAGAAAGTCAATAAATCCAACTACAGCTATAAGATTACGAAGACTTTGAAATCGTTGAAGGAACTTCAAGCTGAGAAGCAGACGAGTGTTTTGTCGAAGAATAAAGGCAAGTCAACGGTTGATCTGTATAAGACGGATGCACCAGAACTATCTAGTTCCAGTGCTGATTCGAGTTCGGAGTCAAGCTCAAGTAACTAGTTGCTCAAAGAGATGTCGTTTATGCGACATCTCTTTTTGTGTTTACTGGGGGCTTTG
This region of Lactobacillus sp. CBA3605 genomic DNA includes:
- a CDS encoding LTA synthase family protein, with translation MPKFIKNTVGKVNTTLGFFILTVVLFWLKTYIAYQTEFTLGVKGPVQQFILILNPFPTAIVLLGVALYFRGRLKYWMMMIIDALQTTWLFANILYYREFSDFMSAGVIKSSGASSTNLGTSLSQIIRGTDFLVYADVVILILLLVFKVIRIDPRPFKLRYAATLTMIGVALFAVDLGMSEHDRSDLLTRTFDNNYIVKYLGLNTYAGYSFYQTEKESATRAQASSSDMKSVLAYLKKNQASENIKYFGKAKGKNVFVIHLESFQQFLIDYKVDGKEVTPNLNKFYHNKNTLSFDNFYHQVAQGKTSDAEMMMENSLFGLPTGSAMTQYGTSNTFQAAPAILAQKGYTTAAFHGDVASFWNRDNAYKSWGYDYFFYSSYYKEKASYNIGYGLKDKIFLKDSVKYLEQLPQPFYAKLITLTNHYPYTLDKQNQSIDKTTTGDSTVDGYVQTAHYLDQAFAEFISYLKKAGLYKNSMIVLYGDHYGISNNHRAAIAQLLGKKSVNNFDLAQFQKVPFMIHADGIEGGVNHTYGGEIDALPTIFDLLGIKNKGYIQFGTDLLSKQHDQTVAFRNGDFVSPTYTKLGGTVYDTKTGEQLKNMTNTQKQTVKQMQNHVTTELSLSDRVIQGDLLRFYTPKGFKKVNKSNYSYKITKTLKSLKELQAEKQTSVLSKNKGKSTVDLYKTDAPELSSSSADSSSESSSSN